One window from the genome of Bacteroides sp. encodes:
- a CDS encoding TlpA disulfide reductase family protein, which translates to MKKFLILIPLVLFLGCSRKGNHTIRIAGSPGNSEISVAELKTNDSTYVDTIVGGSYSFVISDLKDNYIELKLDEWIPLYAEPGDSIFIHYDKANIQVQFSGNGFEESEYLFKGRELMKELGFGDPRMIDIALFSSNPESFLKSVDSIKQVRTKLLRDYKDLNPNISDNFFNTESLLIDYYWINQQFGYPGFYEMLTNTKAELPGNYYQFTDQVEPGQAELFKFKVYREALSAYLDHKAKDFQDKYLLAKELFTEKEMFEEIIYAKFITYINFNGTDGLDSIYQDFLPYINDQERKEFLTGKYNSWSRLAIGEKAPEFEIADDGGNVVRLSDFYGKFVYIDCWSSFCGPCLKEMPEMKKLSDEYKNENIVFISISADDDREKWLSKIKEFQFTNTVNLWTAGTNHPFNNDYNAKAFPRYILIDEKGNILDATADNPSMIKEKLEQLL; encoded by the coding sequence ATGAAAAAATTTTTGATTTTAATTCCATTGGTTCTCTTCCTGGGATGTAGTAGAAAAGGCAATCATACAATCAGAATTGCTGGATCTCCGGGAAACTCTGAGATTAGTGTTGCAGAACTAAAAACCAATGATTCAACATACGTCGACACCATCGTTGGAGGCAGCTATTCCTTTGTTATTAGTGACTTGAAGGACAATTATATAGAATTAAAACTGGATGAATGGATTCCGCTGTATGCTGAACCTGGTGATAGTATTTTCATACATTATGACAAGGCAAATATACAGGTTCAATTTTCTGGAAATGGTTTTGAAGAAAGTGAATATTTATTTAAAGGGCGCGAGTTAATGAAAGAACTGGGTTTTGGCGACCCGAGAATGATTGATATCGCTCTTTTTTCATCCAATCCGGAAAGCTTCCTGAAATCGGTTGACAGCATTAAACAGGTAAGAACCAAATTATTGCGTGATTACAAAGATCTGAATCCAAATATTTCTGATAATTTCTTCAATACTGAAAGCCTGCTTATCGACTATTACTGGATTAATCAGCAATTTGGTTATCCGGGTTTTTATGAGATGTTAACCAATACGAAGGCAGAGCTTCCGGGCAATTATTACCAGTTTACCGACCAGGTTGAGCCTGGCCAGGCAGAGCTGTTCAAATTCAAAGTTTACCGGGAAGCCTTAAGTGCATACCTGGATCATAAGGCAAAAGATTTCCAAGACAAGTACCTGTTGGCGAAGGAATTATTTACTGAGAAGGAAATGTTTGAAGAAATCATCTATGCGAAGTTCATTACTTATATAAACTTTAATGGAACAGATGGACTGGACAGCATATACCAGGATTTTCTGCCTTACATAAATGACCAGGAGCGGAAAGAATTCCTGACCGGGAAATATAATAGCTGGAGCAGACTGGCTATAGGGGAAAAAGCACCTGAATTTGAAATAGCAGATGATGGTGGAAATGTTGTCAGGCTTTCTGACTTTTATGGAAAATTTGTATACATAGATTGCTGGAGTTCATTTTGCGGGCCCTGCCTGAAAGAAATGCCTGAAATGAAAAAGCTTTCAGACGAATATAAAAATGAAAATATCGTTTTTATTTCTATTTCTGCTGATGATGACAGGGAAAAATGGTTAAGTAAAATAAAAGAGTTTCAATTCACAAATACGGTTAATCTTTGGACAGCAGGAACAAACCATCCGTTCAACAACGATTATAATGCAAAAGCTTTTCCAAGATACATTTTGATTGATGAAAAGGGAAATATCCTGGACGCA
- a CDS encoding YdeI/OmpD-associated family protein — MNGNQEGSPGPNPLKETAVFFNSQEEFRTWLEMHHEKETELMVGFYKVASGKPSMSWSESVDQALCFGWIDGIRKSIDRECYCIRFTPRRPGSNWSEVNIRKAEALTEAGLMKAAGLKAFSLRKVNEPGISLQEKDRVFHGSAYEKRFREDPEAWAFFVKQAPSYKKAIMRWIMSGVQEKTRQSRLEKAIRESRQHKRVS; from the coding sequence ATGAACGGGAACCAAGAGGGAAGCCCGGGACCGAACCCCTTAAAAGAAACGGCAGTCTTTTTTAACAGCCAGGAGGAATTCAGGACCTGGCTGGAGATGCATCATGAAAAAGAGACGGAGCTCATGGTCGGGTTTTACAAGGTTGCAAGCGGGAAGCCTTCCATGAGCTGGTCTGAATCGGTTGACCAGGCCCTTTGTTTTGGCTGGATCGACGGCATCAGGAAATCGATTGACAGGGAGTGTTACTGCATTCGTTTTACCCCGCGCAGGCCCGGAAGCAACTGGAGTGAAGTCAATATCAGGAAAGCGGAAGCGCTCACCGAAGCGGGGCTGATGAAGGCTGCCGGGCTGAAGGCCTTTAGTTTAAGGAAAGTAAATGAACCCGGGATTTCCTTGCAGGAAAAGGACCGGGTATTTCATGGTTCAGCCTATGAAAAACGGTTCAGGGAGGACCCCGAGGCCTGGGCGTTTTTCGTGAAACAAGCGCCCTCGTATAAAAAGGCAATCATGCGCTGGATCATGAGCGGGGTGCAGGAAAAAACCAGGCAATCGCGACTGGAAAAAGCCATAAGGGAAAGCCGACAACACAAGCGGGTTTCCTGA